In Chroicocephalus ridibundus chromosome 4, bChrRid1.1, whole genome shotgun sequence, one genomic interval encodes:
- the LOC134514941 gene encoding scavenger receptor cysteine-rich type 1 protein M130-like isoform X1, with the protein MPTPGPRRGGVKTTSFLPRGTAAGSVVAPPCAASLREGPGTCHLQALPCAGGLLPPRCLPPGVSRQPPGEGSTAGVGASVLGSLCFAPRHGFGRFWGESCCHWDRARAGLPEQHHPHGGTRAHTPHAGCRCPGWGLGPPSPGDIRAPTHRGEVCDASSGAEPHIWARSRLLEAGAPPAGEITRLITAQTLPPPPLAPGFGVAYISPSPRRGVRDGRMVPIGALGLLLCVWLCGGQHQGRGQPWGSRGAGTPPGRTPGSAPSFAAGAGELRLVGGGGRCAGRVEVKHNGEWGSVCVYDFDWEASWATVVCRQLGCGRVTRASAYAPFGEATGRIWLQPFFCRGNEKKLQDCPHFGWGQHFCDHKRDVGVTCADAVELRLAAGGGPCAGRVEVKLQGRWGSVGDDQWDMEDAEVVCQHLGCGSAAGAHSASGSFGNGEGPLSLALVDCHGDEATFWDCEIRGWGPYAAPHNFDTAVTCQGRSWATVGTRGSAGTSLTVTPAPLPAGFARLVSGDGACAGRLEVRHGRAWVSVCEDAVDMEAARVVCRELGCGQALAVPGTGRFEAGTGPFWEGGFSCTGTEPLLATCARRPAHGQGCAGHASVICSSYTGFRLAGDSSGCAGRVEVEVGGTWGSLCATGWDLPDAHVLCRHLGCGPSAAIVPPGGSFGGGDGPLRPDAFSCGGIERHPGECPTAVLGEPACPPGHAAAVNCSGMAESLRLVEGESRCDGRLEVATSSGAWARVPAGLWDAQRATVVCQQLGCGVPEKVHAVPGSGSAALLGLRCNGSEENLAWCNVSGTATTPTGSPEEVAVVCSGSRRVRLAGGPGRCAGRVEVYVEGTWATICQENWDLLDATVVCRQLGCGTALAAPGSARFGPGTGPLWPEAGGCAGTEASLWDCPALARRGCRRGGGAGAECSEHLSLRLVGGSGLCSGHLEVRYNGTWGRVCAKGTSPATATAVCWQLGCGSGGRLVAAPARAPAPAWLAWVSCKEGTRSLWRCPSAPWRLQACSPGGDAHVTCDGDIEGTSGMTTLSPGSHSPQVCPDVPSSTVATARTVSVLTVLCVVLGTLLGLAVGAVAVQTCRARGWWRGPGKAVDAVSDAIYEELDYALTPEYQEVPSRPGGCSPPRAPWLFPKRPGGLSPTVAPGPGGAAPACPHAAGVSPVPPRPRSAVRGCGCPWCHPQQPVLPLPGSPSEESGAKLPYYSGDSVEERDTKAAPGSTALPEHGPPDGYDDAAAVLEEPPAAGTGDICEGVARRSWSCVPPTGGSCPPPSPPGDTRDPPGDTNYDDVGVGTLGTSL; encoded by the exons ATGCCGACGCCGGGTCCCCGCCGAGGGGGGGTGAAAaccacctccttcctccctcgGGGCACAGCTGCCGGCAGCGTGGTGGCACCGCCATGTGCTGCCAGCCTTCGCGAGGGGCCGGGGACGTGCCACCTGCAGGCACTGCCATGTGCCGGGGGGCTGCTTCCACCTCGGTGTCTCCCCCCTGGGGTCTCCAGGCAaccccccggggaggggagcaCCGCAGGGGTGGGTGCCAGTGTGCTGGGGTCTTTGTGCTTTGCCCCGCGCCATGGTTTTGGTAGGTTTTGGGGTGAATCCTGTTGCCATTGGGACCGGGCACGTGCCGGGCTCCCAGAGCAGCATCACCCCCATGGGGGGACACGGGCCCACACGCCCCACGCTGGCTGCAGGTGCCCCGGGTGGGGGCTgggtcccccctcccccggggacATCCGGGCGCCGACCCACCGTGGCGAGGTGTGTGACGCCAGCAGCGGAGCCGAGCCTCATATTTGGGCACGGAGTAGGTTATTGGAGGCCGGGGCCCCGCCAGCCGGGGAGATAACCCGCCTGATAACGGCGCAAACGCTGCCGCCGCCTCCATTGGCTCCCGGTTTTGGCGTTGCCTATATATCACCCTCCCCGCGCCGGGGGGTCCGGGACGGCAGGATGGTGCCCATCGGGGcgctggggctgctcctgtgcGTGTGGCTCTGCGGGGGACAGCACCAGGGtagggggcagccgtggggcagccgtggggcagggaccccccctggCCGCACACCGGGCTCAGCACCCTCCTTTGCCGCAGGCGCCGGGGAGCTGCGGCtggtggggggcggcgggcgctgcgcCGGCCGGGTGGAGGTGAAGCACAACGGCGAGTGGGGCTCTGTCTGCGTCTACGACTTCGACTGGGAAGCCAGTTGGGCCACcgtggtgtgccggcagctgggctgcggCCGGGTGACCAGGGCGTCTGCCTATGCCCCGTTCGGGGAGGCCACCGGCCGGATCTGGCTCCAGCCCTTCTTCTGCCGGGGCAACGAGAAGAAGCTGCAGGACTGTCCCCACTTTGGCTGGGGACAGCACTTCTGCGACCACAAGCGGGACGTAGGGGTGACGTGCGCAG ACGCGGTGGAGCTGCGGCTGGCAGCCGGCGGGGGTCCCTGCGCCGGAAGGGTGGAGGTGAAGCTGCAGGGACGCTGGGGCTCAGTAGGGGACGACCAGTGGGACATGGAGGACGCCGAGGTGGTGTGCCAGCATCTGGGCTGTGGCTCGGCCGCTGGCGCCCACTCTGCCAGCGGCAGCTTTGGCAATGGGGAAGGCCCCCTCAGCCTGGCTCTGGTGGACTGCCACGGGGACGAGGCCACCTTCTGGGACTGCGAGATCCGCGGCTGGGGACCCTACGCCGCCCCTCACAACTTCGACACCGCCGTCACCTGCCAAGGTAGGAGCTGGGCGACGGTGGGGACACGCGGCAGTGCCGGCACATCCCTCACCGTGACCCCCGCGCCGCTCCCGGCAGGGTTTGCCCGGCTGGTCAGTGGCGACGGTGCCTGCGCCGGGCGGCTGGAGGTGCGGCACGGCCGAGCCTGGGTCAGTGTCTGTGAGGACGCCGTGGACATGGAGGCCGCCCGGGTGGTCTGCCGGGAGCTGGGCTGCGGCCAGGCACTGGCCGTTCCCGGCACCGGCCGCTTTGAGGCGGGAACGGGCCCGTTCTGGGAGGGGGGGTTCAGCTGCACCGGCACCGAGCCCCTCCTCGCCACCTGTGCCCGCCGGCCGGCCCACGGCCAGGGTTGCGCCGGCCACGCCAGCGTCATCTGCTCCT CCTACACCGGTTTCCGTCTGGCGGGTGACAGCTCGGGCTGCGCCGGGcgggtggaggtggaggtgggggggacgtgggggtcccTCTGCGCCACCGGCTGGGACCTGCCCGACGCCCATGTCCTCTGCCGCCACCTCGGCTGCGGCCCCTCCGCCGCCATCGTGCCACCGGGAGGCTCCTTtggcggcggggacgggccgCTGCGGCCGGACGCCTTCAGCTGCGGTGGGATCGAGCGACACCCGGGCGAGTGCCCCACGGCGGTGCTGGGGGAGCCCGCCTGCCCCCCCGGCCATGCCGCAGCCGTCAACTGCTCAG GCATGGCCGAGTCCCTGCGGCTGGTGGAGGGGGAGAGCCGGTGCGACGGGCGGCTGGAGGTTGCCACGAGCTCCGGGGCTTGGGCCCGCGTGCCGGCGGGGCTGTGGGACGCCCAGCGTGCCACCGTGgtgtgccagcagctgggctgcggtGTGCCGGAGAAGGTCCATGCCGTGCCGGGCTCGGGCAGCgcggcgctgctggggctgcggtGCAACGGCAGCGAGGAGAACCTGGCCTGGTGCAACGTCTCGGGGACGGCCACCACGCCGACCGGCAGCCCCGAGGAGGTGGCCGTCGTCTGCTCAG GCAGCCGGCGGGTGAGGCTGGCCGGTGGCCCCGGGCGATGCGCCGGGAGGGTGGAGGTCTATGTCGAGGGCACCTGGGCCACCATCTGCCAGGAAAACTGGGACCTCCTGGATGCCACCGTTGTCtgccgccagctgggctgcggaACGGCGCTGGCGGCACCCGGCTCCGCTCGCTTCGGTCCCGGCACGGGGCCGCTGTGGCCGGAGGCCGGTGGCTGCGCCGGCACCGAGGCATCTCTCTGGGATTGCCCAGCCCTGGCGCGGCGCGGCTGCCGGCGCGGTGGTGGCGCGGGCGCCGAATGCTCAG AGCATCTCtccctgcggctggtgggtggCAGCGGCCTCTGCAGCGGGCACCTGGAGGTGCGCTACAACGGGACGTGGGGACGCGTGTGTGCCAAGGGCACCAGCCCCGCCACGGCCACCGCCGTCTGctggcagctgggctgcgggtccggggggaggctggtggccgcccccgcccgggccccggcccccgcctggCTGGCCTGGGTGAGCTGCAAGGAGGGGACGCGCTCGCTCTGGCGCTGCCCCTCGGCACCCTGGCGCCTGCAGGCCTGCAGCCCCGGCGGGGACGCCCACGTCACTTGTGATGGGGACATCGAAGGCACGAGCGGGATGACCACCCTGTCCCCGGGGAGCCACAGCCCACAGGTTTGCCCAG atgtccccagcagcaccgTGGCGACGGCGAGGACCGTGTCGGTGCTCACGGTCCTGTGCGTGGTCCTGGGGACGCTGCTGGGCCTGGCCGTGGGCGCCGTGGCTGTGCAGACCTGCCGTGCTCGCGGCTGGTGGCGAG GCCCCGGCAAAGCCGTGGACGCCGTCTCGGATGCCATCTACGAGGAGCTGGACTACGCCCTGACGCCCGAGTACCAGGAGGTGCCCAGTCGCCCaggtgggtgcagccccccccgtgccccgTGGTTGTTCCCGAAGAGgccgggggggctcagccccaccgtAGCGCCGGGTCCTGGTGGTGCGGCACCGGCTTGTCCCCACGCTGCGGGGGTGTCCCCAGTCCCACCGCGGCCCCGCTCGGCAGTGAGGGGCTGTGGCTGCCCGTGGTGCCACCCCCAGCAGCCcgtcctccccctgccaggctccccgTCGGAGGAGTCCGGGGCAAAGCTGCCGTATTACAGCGGGGACAGCGTGGAGGAGCGTGACACCAAGGCAGCCCCAG GCTCCACCGCCCTGCCCGAGCACGGCCCCCCCGACGGCTACGATGATGCCGCGGCCGTGCTGGAAGAGCCCCccgctgctggcactggggacatcTGCGAGGGGGTGGcacggaggagctggagctgtgtcccccccacag GTGGGAGCTGCCCCCCGCCAAGTCCCCCAGGAGACACGAGGGACCCCCCGGGGGACACAAACTATGACGACGTTGGCGTGGGCACCCTGGGGACATCGCTGTGA
- the LOC134514941 gene encoding scavenger receptor cysteine-rich type 1 protein M130-like isoform X2, with the protein MPTPGPRRGGVKTTSFLPRGTAAGSVVAPPCAASLREGPGTCHLQALPCAGGLLPPRCLPPGVSRQPPGEGSTAGVGASVLGSLCFAPRHGFGRFWGESCCHWDRARAGLPEQHHPHGGTRAHTPHAGCRCPGWGLGPPSPGDIRAPTHRGEVCDASSGAEPHIWARSRLLEAGAPPAGEITRLITAQTLPPPPLAPGFGVAYISPSPRRGVRDGRMVPIGALGLLLCVWLCGGQHQGRGQPWGSRGAGTPPGRTPGSAPSFAAGAGELRLVGGGGRCAGRVEVKHNGEWGSVCVYDFDWEASWATVVCRQLGCGRVTRASAYAPFGEATGRIWLQPFFCRGNEKKLQDCPHFGWGQHFCDHKRDVGVTCADAVELRLAAGGGPCAGRVEVKLQGRWGSVGDDQWDMEDAEVVCQHLGCGSAAGAHSASGSFGNGEGPLSLALVDCHGDEATFWDCEIRGWGPYAAPHNFDTAVTCQGRSWATVGTRGSAGTSLTVTPAPLPAGFARLVSGDGACAGRLEVRHGRAWVSVCEDAVDMEAARVVCRELGCGQALAVPGTGRFEAGTGPFWEGGFSCTGTEPLLATCARRPAHGQGCAGHASVICSSYTGFRLAGDSSGCAGRVEVEVGGTWGSLCATGWDLPDAHVLCRHLGCGPSAAIVPPGGSFGGGDGPLRPDAFSCGGIERHPGECPTAVLGEPACPPGHAAAVNCSGMAESLRLVEGESRCDGRLEVATSSGAWARVPAGLWDAQRATVVCQQLGCGVPEKVHAVPGSGSAALLGLRCNGSEENLAWCNVSGTATTPTGSPEEVAVVCSGSRRVRLAGGPGRCAGRVEVYVEGTWATICQENWDLLDATVVCRQLGCGTALAAPGSARFGPGTGPLWPEAGGCAGTEASLWDCPALARRGCRRGGGAGAECSEHLSLRLVGGSGLCSGHLEVRYNGTWGRVCAKGTSPATATAVCWQLGCGSGGRLVAAPARAPAPAWLAWVSCKEGTRSLWRCPSAPWRLQACSPGGDAHVTCDGDIEGTSGMTTLSPGSHSPQVCPDVPSSTVATARTVSVLTVLCVVLGTLLGLAVGAVAVQTCRARGWWRGGSRQGVVWGVWGSRGSPAMGRLDPVPPTVPPTRVSAAHRFRPRQSRGRRLGCHLRGAGLRPDARVPGGAQSPRLPVGGVRGKAAVLQRGQRGGA; encoded by the exons ATGCCGACGCCGGGTCCCCGCCGAGGGGGGGTGAAAaccacctccttcctccctcgGGGCACAGCTGCCGGCAGCGTGGTGGCACCGCCATGTGCTGCCAGCCTTCGCGAGGGGCCGGGGACGTGCCACCTGCAGGCACTGCCATGTGCCGGGGGGCTGCTTCCACCTCGGTGTCTCCCCCCTGGGGTCTCCAGGCAaccccccggggaggggagcaCCGCAGGGGTGGGTGCCAGTGTGCTGGGGTCTTTGTGCTTTGCCCCGCGCCATGGTTTTGGTAGGTTTTGGGGTGAATCCTGTTGCCATTGGGACCGGGCACGTGCCGGGCTCCCAGAGCAGCATCACCCCCATGGGGGGACACGGGCCCACACGCCCCACGCTGGCTGCAGGTGCCCCGGGTGGGGGCTgggtcccccctcccccggggacATCCGGGCGCCGACCCACCGTGGCGAGGTGTGTGACGCCAGCAGCGGAGCCGAGCCTCATATTTGGGCACGGAGTAGGTTATTGGAGGCCGGGGCCCCGCCAGCCGGGGAGATAACCCGCCTGATAACGGCGCAAACGCTGCCGCCGCCTCCATTGGCTCCCGGTTTTGGCGTTGCCTATATATCACCCTCCCCGCGCCGGGGGGTCCGGGACGGCAGGATGGTGCCCATCGGGGcgctggggctgctcctgtgcGTGTGGCTCTGCGGGGGACAGCACCAGGGtagggggcagccgtggggcagccgtggggcagggaccccccctggCCGCACACCGGGCTCAGCACCCTCCTTTGCCGCAGGCGCCGGGGAGCTGCGGCtggtggggggcggcgggcgctgcgcCGGCCGGGTGGAGGTGAAGCACAACGGCGAGTGGGGCTCTGTCTGCGTCTACGACTTCGACTGGGAAGCCAGTTGGGCCACcgtggtgtgccggcagctgggctgcggCCGGGTGACCAGGGCGTCTGCCTATGCCCCGTTCGGGGAGGCCACCGGCCGGATCTGGCTCCAGCCCTTCTTCTGCCGGGGCAACGAGAAGAAGCTGCAGGACTGTCCCCACTTTGGCTGGGGACAGCACTTCTGCGACCACAAGCGGGACGTAGGGGTGACGTGCGCAG ACGCGGTGGAGCTGCGGCTGGCAGCCGGCGGGGGTCCCTGCGCCGGAAGGGTGGAGGTGAAGCTGCAGGGACGCTGGGGCTCAGTAGGGGACGACCAGTGGGACATGGAGGACGCCGAGGTGGTGTGCCAGCATCTGGGCTGTGGCTCGGCCGCTGGCGCCCACTCTGCCAGCGGCAGCTTTGGCAATGGGGAAGGCCCCCTCAGCCTGGCTCTGGTGGACTGCCACGGGGACGAGGCCACCTTCTGGGACTGCGAGATCCGCGGCTGGGGACCCTACGCCGCCCCTCACAACTTCGACACCGCCGTCACCTGCCAAGGTAGGAGCTGGGCGACGGTGGGGACACGCGGCAGTGCCGGCACATCCCTCACCGTGACCCCCGCGCCGCTCCCGGCAGGGTTTGCCCGGCTGGTCAGTGGCGACGGTGCCTGCGCCGGGCGGCTGGAGGTGCGGCACGGCCGAGCCTGGGTCAGTGTCTGTGAGGACGCCGTGGACATGGAGGCCGCCCGGGTGGTCTGCCGGGAGCTGGGCTGCGGCCAGGCACTGGCCGTTCCCGGCACCGGCCGCTTTGAGGCGGGAACGGGCCCGTTCTGGGAGGGGGGGTTCAGCTGCACCGGCACCGAGCCCCTCCTCGCCACCTGTGCCCGCCGGCCGGCCCACGGCCAGGGTTGCGCCGGCCACGCCAGCGTCATCTGCTCCT CCTACACCGGTTTCCGTCTGGCGGGTGACAGCTCGGGCTGCGCCGGGcgggtggaggtggaggtgggggggacgtgggggtcccTCTGCGCCACCGGCTGGGACCTGCCCGACGCCCATGTCCTCTGCCGCCACCTCGGCTGCGGCCCCTCCGCCGCCATCGTGCCACCGGGAGGCTCCTTtggcggcggggacgggccgCTGCGGCCGGACGCCTTCAGCTGCGGTGGGATCGAGCGACACCCGGGCGAGTGCCCCACGGCGGTGCTGGGGGAGCCCGCCTGCCCCCCCGGCCATGCCGCAGCCGTCAACTGCTCAG GCATGGCCGAGTCCCTGCGGCTGGTGGAGGGGGAGAGCCGGTGCGACGGGCGGCTGGAGGTTGCCACGAGCTCCGGGGCTTGGGCCCGCGTGCCGGCGGGGCTGTGGGACGCCCAGCGTGCCACCGTGgtgtgccagcagctgggctgcggtGTGCCGGAGAAGGTCCATGCCGTGCCGGGCTCGGGCAGCgcggcgctgctggggctgcggtGCAACGGCAGCGAGGAGAACCTGGCCTGGTGCAACGTCTCGGGGACGGCCACCACGCCGACCGGCAGCCCCGAGGAGGTGGCCGTCGTCTGCTCAG GCAGCCGGCGGGTGAGGCTGGCCGGTGGCCCCGGGCGATGCGCCGGGAGGGTGGAGGTCTATGTCGAGGGCACCTGGGCCACCATCTGCCAGGAAAACTGGGACCTCCTGGATGCCACCGTTGTCtgccgccagctgggctgcggaACGGCGCTGGCGGCACCCGGCTCCGCTCGCTTCGGTCCCGGCACGGGGCCGCTGTGGCCGGAGGCCGGTGGCTGCGCCGGCACCGAGGCATCTCTCTGGGATTGCCCAGCCCTGGCGCGGCGCGGCTGCCGGCGCGGTGGTGGCGCGGGCGCCGAATGCTCAG AGCATCTCtccctgcggctggtgggtggCAGCGGCCTCTGCAGCGGGCACCTGGAGGTGCGCTACAACGGGACGTGGGGACGCGTGTGTGCCAAGGGCACCAGCCCCGCCACGGCCACCGCCGTCTGctggcagctgggctgcgggtccggggggaggctggtggccgcccccgcccgggccccggcccccgcctggCTGGCCTGGGTGAGCTGCAAGGAGGGGACGCGCTCGCTCTGGCGCTGCCCCTCGGCACCCTGGCGCCTGCAGGCCTGCAGCCCCGGCGGGGACGCCCACGTCACTTGTGATGGGGACATCGAAGGCACGAGCGGGATGACCACCCTGTCCCCGGGGAGCCACAGCCCACAGGTTTGCCCAG atgtccccagcagcaccgTGGCGACGGCGAGGACCGTGTCGGTGCTCACGGTCCTGTGCGTGGTCCTGGGGACGCTGCTGGGCCTGGCCGTGGGCGCCGTGGCTGTGCAGACCTGCCGTGCTCGCGGCTGGTGGCGAGGTGGGTCCCGGcagggggtggtttggggggtttgggggtcccggggCTCCCCCGCCATGGGGCGGCTCGACCCGGTGCCACCCACGGTGCCACCGACCCGGGTGAGCGCTGCCCATCGTTTCAGGCCCCGGCAAAGCCGTGGACGCCGTCTCGGATGCCATCTACGAGGAGCTGGACTACGCCCTGACGCCCGAGTACCAGGAGGTGCCCAGTCGCCCag gctccccgTCGGAGGAGTCCGGGGCAAAGCTGCCGTATTACAGCGGGGACAGCGTGGAGGAGCGTGA